The region AAATGGCAATCTGTACGTTGCCCGCTACGGGGCCGGGGAAGTGGTGATACTGTCACCAAAAGGCCAGCTACTGAGAAAAGTGGCGTTGAAAGGCCAATATCCGACGAATATTGCATTTGGTGGCAAGCAGGGCAAACAGGTGTTTGTGACCATGCAAAAGCGAGGCGCTATCGAAACCTTCACCTCAGAATACGCCGGGCGTTCGTTTAACCGACATACTTTGTAACCACACGCGGATATTTTGTATTGAGGTGTTTTGTTAATATCGGAACGGTTAAATATCAAGGACCTGTATGATAGAAATAAAACACCTCACAAAAGTGTATTTGCATGACCCTGTTTTTTCGGACTATTGTGCCGTGCTAAGTGAGCAGAAGCTCTGTATCGAAGCGCCAAATGGATTGGGTAAAAGCACGCTGTTCAGGATCATTGCCGGGCTGGATGATGCGTTTCATGGTGATGTACTGTTTGACGGTAAGCAGCACTCTGCCATGCAGAAAATCGTGGCCCTCGCCAGTGACTCTATAGCTTTTCCTGATTTTTTGACGGCCAGACAATTACTGCAATTGACAGCGAAAAGCTGGGCAAGCCCCTGGCCTGAGCTAATGATCCGGCAAATGGAATTTGAGGCTTTTTTGGATACCCGTTACGGGGCGCTGTCGTCCGGCAATCAGAAAAAGTGCCAACTAATCAATGCTATGATGAGAAATACACCTTATCTGGTGCTGGATGAACCGAGCGCTGCATTAGATCATGCCAGCGTTGATGTGTTGTTGAGCTGGCTTATTCATCACCCTGCACAAGTGATCATTAGTTGCCATGAACCTCAGCCCTTTATTGAAATTGGCTTTGTAACTCAGTCTCTGTTTGAGTGAGGTGCTGATGTTACATTATTACCAGTATCGTTACCGTGCGTTTCGTGTTGCGCTGGCCGCGTTGTTGCGCCAGCTTCAGCAGTTCTCGCTCATGTTTGTGACCTTATTCTTCATTTTCATCCCTCAGTTGATCATTGGGGTGTTTTTTGGTCTGGGTAAGTTGGTGTCGTTCGACTCGCACGAAGTTGCGATGAAAGTGGCATTTGGTTTCCTGTTACTGCAAAGTTTGCTGCTACAGGCAATTAAGCCCGCCATTACTGATGCCAGACACAGGGCTTATCACCTTACCCTGTTGCGAAGCCGATTTCATCAGATTTCGGCTGACTGGTTGTTGTTATTGGTATGCCACGTACTATTTGGTGCATCCTTGCTCCTCGGTGTGAGCATGGGCACAGTAACATTCCGGGAGGCTCCACAGTTGCCTGGGTTTATGCTGGCACAGTGGCTGTTTGCGCTGGCATTGCTGTACCGCCCGCAAACATTGCTTTCATCATTGTTTGTCGCTTTCGTCGCTGTCTGGCTAGCGCCGGATATTCAGACATACCTTGCAGTGAGTGTGCTGTGGCTCGCTCTGGATTGGGTCAGGCCGAGGCTAAAGCTAGCAGCACCTCAACCTCAGCTTAGTTCTGTCAGCTTTTGGTACTATGTCATCAAAGAGTATCCCTGGATGGTGTTGTGGCGAGCAGGCGCATCATTTCTGGCTCTGTGGGCGGGCGTCATCATGGCTAATGAGCGGCCCGATCTGCTGCATTACTATACTTTGATGATACTTCTGGTGAACCAGTTGTGGTGGTCCAGCTTGTATTTGGATACCAATAAACAAGTTATGGGGCGCAGAGGGTTTTGGCGTAGTCTGGGTCTTGACAGTCAAATTGAGTTTAGCCAAAGCGTTTTGATTTACGGATTATGCCTGGTTAGCTGGCTTGTAGGGGTTGTACTGCTAAGCGCTGAGCTGTATACCGTGTCAGTTGTCGCTGCCTGTCCGCTACTTTTATGGACTCTAAAGCACTATCCGCAGCGTTTTGCTGTTGTCTGGGGCTGTGTCAGTGTGACGCTGATGATGATTAAGGTGTTGTTTTTGTAGGGCAGGGAAACAAAAAAGGCCAGCATGGCTGGCCTTTACATTCGAGACAAGTTACGCGGCGTTCGCGTCTTTTGCAACCACTCTGGCTTTACCAGCCAGCA is a window of Pseudoalteromonas sp. R3 DNA encoding:
- a CDS encoding ATP-binding cassette domain-containing protein, whose amino-acid sequence is MIEIKHLTKVYLHDPVFSDYCAVLSEQKLCIEAPNGLGKSTLFRIIAGLDDAFHGDVLFDGKQHSAMQKIVALASDSIAFPDFLTARQLLQLTAKSWASPWPELMIRQMEFEAFLDTRYGALSSGNQKKCQLINAMMRNTPYLVLDEPSAALDHASVDVLLSWLIHHPAQVIISCHEPQPFIEIGFVTQSLFE
- a CDS encoding DUF6136 family protein, translating into MLHYYQYRYRAFRVALAALLRQLQQFSLMFVTLFFIFIPQLIIGVFFGLGKLVSFDSHEVAMKVAFGFLLLQSLLLQAIKPAITDARHRAYHLTLLRSRFHQISADWLLLLVCHVLFGASLLLGVSMGTVTFREAPQLPGFMLAQWLFALALLYRPQTLLSSLFVAFVAVWLAPDIQTYLAVSVLWLALDWVRPRLKLAAPQPQLSSVSFWYYVIKEYPWMVLWRAGASFLALWAGVIMANERPDLLHYYTLMILLVNQLWWSSLYLDTNKQVMGRRGFWRSLGLDSQIEFSQSVLIYGLCLVSWLVGVVLLSAELYTVSVVAACPLLLWTLKHYPQRFAVVWGCVSVTLMMIKVLFL